Proteins encoded by one window of Amaranthus tricolor cultivar Red isolate AtriRed21 chromosome 4, ASM2621246v1, whole genome shotgun sequence:
- the LOC130810498 gene encoding protein TRACHEARY ELEMENT DIFFERENTIATION-RELATED 6-like has protein sequence MASTSPTDVNFPYPRPHPHPTRNPHSIIIVVVISFGCFFFLAAIMLGIWWLIKKRKERKLICERKDIDVDEHLKVQEMIIPGPCGPKKVLLSVEDDVRVHEDIHKSEIDIVGKAGYGESKKGVAKGLEKAVESSGSSKASGSSQHLTHSEHQV, from the coding sequence atggCATCTACTTCTCCAACTGATGTGAATTTTCCCTACCCTCGCCCGCACCCTCATCCCACCCGGAATCCTCACTCCATCATCATAGTTGTCGTTATCTCCTTCGGATGTTTTTTCTTTCTCGCGGCTATTATGTTAGGCATTTGGTGGTTGATCAAGAAGCGCAAGGAAAGGAAGCTCATTTGCGAGAGGAAAGACATTGATGTAGACGAACACTTGAAAGTACAAGAAATGATCATACCCGGCCCTTGTGGTCCAAAGAAGGTGTTGCTATCGGTGGAAGATGATGTGCGTGTGCATGAGGACATCCATAAGTCCGAGATTGATATAGTTGGAAAAGCCGGTTATGGAGAGTCCAAAAAGGGTGTTGCTAAAGGACTTGAAAAGGCGGTCGAAAGTAGTGGTAGTAGCAAAGCTAGTGGTTCTAGCCAACATCTAACTCATTCTGAGCATCAAGTTTGA